In Miscanthus floridulus cultivar M001 unplaced genomic scaffold, ASM1932011v1 fs_908_1_2, whole genome shotgun sequence, one genomic interval encodes:
- the LOC136533522 gene encoding disease resistance protein RGA5-like, with translation MEIVAGALPSLLPKLAELLAGEYNLQKEVKGGIIFLQAELESMQGALEKIAKTPADKLDDQDKVWARKVKEMSYDIEDTIDAYMVRCKGREPVEQHGFNKAIDKTLKWFWQPKIRRKIATEIREIKSRVIEEHERRRRYEVSLAVDKPVTVDPRLFAQYTEVKELVGIDEARDELISKIMIEENEVPLKQGRIFSIVGFGGLGKTTLANAVYKKIRVQFDCYAFVSVSQTPDLKKLYNGLLYDLGKSINEETLGERRLIEVLREFLEDKRYFVVVDDVWDISVWKMIRCALPDNDVGYTIITTTRISHVAEQAGGAYNMKPLSLNNSRKLLYRGINV, from the exons ATGGAGATCGTGGCGGGGGCACTGCCGAGCCTCCTCCCCAAGCTTGCTGAGCTGCTTGCTGGCGAGTACAATCTTCAAAAGGAGGTGAAGGGGGGGATCATCTTCCTGCAAGCCGAGCTTGAGAGCATGCAAGGTGCCCTAGAGAAGATCGCCAAGACACCAGCAGACAAGCTTGATGACCAAGACAAGGTATGGGCTAGGAAAGTGAAGGAGATGTCCTATGACATAGAGGACACCATTGACGCATATATGGTGCGATGCAAGGGGAGGGAGCCGGTCGAACAACATGGCTTCAATAAAGCCATTGATAAGACACTCAAATGGTTCTGGCAGCCTAAGATTCGTCGTAAGATTGCTACAGAAATCAGAGAGATCAAGAGCCGTGTCATAGAGGAGCACGAGCGGCGCCGCAGGTACGAGGTCAGCCTTGCTGTTGATAAACCTGTTACTGTGGATCCTCGCTTATTCGCTCAGTACACGGAGGTGAAAGAGCTTGTTGGCATTGATGAGGCAAGGGATGAGTTAATCAGCAAGATTATGATAGAAGAGAATGAAGTTCCCTTGAAGCAAGGCAGGATATTTTCAATTGTTGGATTTGGAGGCCTGGGAAAGACAACTCTGGCCAATGCAGTGTATAAAAAGATTAGAGTACAATTTGATTGCTATGCTTTTGTTTCTGTTTCTCAAACTCCTGACCTGAAGAAACTGTACAACGGCTTGCTATATGATCTTGGCAAGAGCATCAATGAAGAAACATTGGGTGAGAGGCGGCTTATAGAAGTACTCAGAGAATTCCTTGAAGACAAAAG gtattttgttgttgttgatgacgTATGGGATATATCAGTTTGGAAAATGATTAGATGTGCTTTGCCTGATAATGATGTTGGATACACTATTATTACAACCACCCGTATTTCTCATGTTGCTGAACAAGCTGGGGGTGCTTACAACATGAAACCTCTTTCTTTGAATAACTCCCGAAAACTACTGTATAGAGGAATCAATGTTTAA